Proteins from a genomic interval of Papaver somniferum cultivar HN1 chromosome 4, ASM357369v1, whole genome shotgun sequence:
- the LOC113272659 gene encoding uncharacterized abhydrolase domain-containing protein DDB_G0269086-like, producing the protein MSDLGKAKSPNHLFPVPDTSTITLAGEVSNNEMTSTSKAATLQGRTDNLKSSERLQKKRELTTDTEMKTPADVPVKKRWKPNGDGATDNETSKPKGVHEGDVTPLGELGEMLSTMESLMKRKPSMPIEETKWVDLPECSVEEKIAYVEAMSPAFPQLCYYSSKFASDVVQHHKQLSAKEQSKREETEALCNVAEREIEKLKERLVAAEKEVSAANTKVKQQEAKYLDLCQRNANLEAAKSAAETEALEAKQQAIELGSKTAKLEAVKSAAEVEAAKEKKQAIELGSKASKLEAAKSAAEFEAAKAKQQAIELGSNAAKLEAAKSAAKAEAAKAKKQADKSAAEAEAAEAPQQAIELGSKAAKLEAAKSAAEAEAAKAKQQAVELGLRVTELEAAKSAAETEAAEAKKQVVESQWRAATAEKKVIDAQQLVAKEREEREALKTTFDKSFKELQEFSTLLGG; encoded by the exons ATGTCTGATCTTGGTAAGGCAAAATCTCCTAATCATTTGTTTCCCGTGCCCGATACCTCTACAATAACTCTAGCTGGCGAAGTCTCTAACAATGAGATGACCTCTACCTCAAAAGCTGCTACTTTGCAAGGAAGAACTGATAATTTGAAATCCTCTGAAAGGCTTCAAAAGAAAAGAGAATTAACTACTGACACTGAGATGAAAACTCCAGCAGATGTACCTGTAAAGAAACGCTGGAAACCTAATGGTGATGGAGCTACAGATAACGAGACAAGTAAACCTAAAGGTGTACATGAGGGAGATGTCACTCCTTTGGGAGAACTTGGAGAAATGCTGAGCACAATGGAGTCTCTTATGAAGAGGAAACCTTCTATGCCAATCGAGGAAACGAAGTGGGTAGATTTGCCCGAGTGCTCTGTTGAAGAAAAAATTGCCTATGTGGAGGCTATGTCACCTGCCTTTCCTCAACTCTGTTATTATTCG AGTAAGTTCGCCTCCGATGTAGTGCAGCACCACAAGCAATTATCTGCCAAAGAGCAATCAAAGCGCGAGGAGACTGAAGCTTTGTGCAATGTTGCAGAGCGCGAGATAGAGAAGCTGAAAGAGAGATTGGTTGCCGCGGAAAAGGAGGTGTCTGCTGCCAACACCAAGGTTAAGCAGCAGGAAGCAAAATACCTAG ATCTTTGTCAGAGAAATGCCAACTTGGAGGCAGCCAAATCTGCAGCAGAAACTGAAGCTTTGGAAGCAAAGCAGCAGGCAATAGAATTAGGATCGAAAACTGCCAAGTTGGAGGCAGTCAAATCTGCAGCGGAAGTTGAAGCTGCAAAAGAAAAGAAGCAGGCCATAGAGCTAGGATCAAAAGCTTCCAAGTTGGAGGCAGCCAAATCTGCAGCGGAATTTGAAGCTGCAAAAGCAAAGCAGCAGGCCATAGAGCTAGGATCAAACGCTGCCAAGTTGGAGGCAGCCAAATCTGCAGCAAAAGCTGAAGCTGCAAAAGCAAAGAAGCAG GCAGACAAATCTGCAGCGGAAGCCGAAGCTGCAGAAGCACCGCAGCAGGCAATAGAGCTAGGATCCAAAGCTGCCAAGTTGGAGGCAGCCAAATCTGCAGCAGAAGCTGAAGCTGCAAAAGCAAAGCAGCAGGCGGTAGAGCTAGGATTGAGAGTTACCGAATTGGAGGCAGCCAAATCTGCAGCGGAAACTGAAGCTGCAGAAGCAAAGAAGCAGGTGGTAGAGTCACAATGGAGAGCTGCCACAGCAGAGAAGAAGGTTATTGACGCACAACAGCTGGTtgcgaaagaaagagaagaaagagagGCATTGAAGACAACCTTTGATAAATCATTTAAGGAGTTGCAAGAATTTAGTACACTTCTAGGTGGATGA